Proteins encoded by one window of Monoglobus pectinilyticus:
- a CDS encoding baseplate J/gp47 family protein, with amino-acid sequence MITSNYDFGDITNRMLQRVPSKIDKRQGSLIYNAVAPASLEFAKIYLMLQAIEKEAFPDTASIEYLKRHAKIKNLSLNEATYAIVRGEFNKKIPEGTRFSLQDSELNYIVMSESPKWDGDNARLYYYLMMCETTGSKGNQTGNLIPITDIEGLTVAKIVGIATYGTDTETTEKFRNRYFDTILNPPFGGNRADYKRYIRSINGVGACRLIRTPSGGGTVGVIICDSEYNEPSHELVGSVQTLIDPVVNSGNGFGMAPIGHRVTVSAVETVGIEVISKIEYQEGYTWNDITESYQNTISDYFAELNESWGDIDPDNIVVRMTQIEQRILNLNGVLDVVDIKLYPYGENATTNNFSVPDGKLVSNCSTGWEPLSLNAGVEAKISKDPSGNGNAVKFLCGSDVYGNGWSYDIARLLDKKPTDFIEATGYLTVSFELFQPENSRGLGNFYIDLSGNKIIKNSDGGNTYTYGRLSGYEPNTTEIKIIGGSAKTSDGVDKVHIANEKVLGNWVTVEFKIDFTTRQNFTCIYNNREHIVTGFPSTVDPSSLYLNIQLSDNPQHTNDIETYIKNVSAVYITE; translated from the coding sequence ATGATTACTAGCAACTATGATTTTGGAGATATAACAAATAGAATGTTGCAAAGAGTGCCGAGCAAAATTGATAAAAGACAAGGCTCATTGATTTATAACGCTGTAGCCCCGGCAAGTTTGGAATTTGCAAAAATATATCTTATGTTACAAGCAATAGAAAAAGAAGCCTTTCCCGATACCGCAAGCATAGAATATTTGAAGAGACATGCAAAAATAAAAAATTTATCTCTGAATGAAGCCACTTATGCCATTGTTAGGGGTGAATTTAACAAGAAAATACCTGAGGGAACACGATTCAGCTTACAAGACAGCGAATTAAATTATATAGTAATGTCTGAAAGTCCCAAATGGGATGGGGACAATGCACGGTTATATTATTATTTGATGATGTGTGAAACAACCGGGAGTAAAGGCAATCAAACCGGAAACTTAATACCCATAACCGACATAGAAGGATTAACTGTTGCTAAAATTGTTGGCATTGCTACTTATGGTACAGACACAGAGACTACGGAAAAATTTAGGAACAGATATTTTGATACTATTTTAAACCCACCTTTTGGCGGCAACCGTGCTGACTACAAGAGATATATCAGGTCTATAAATGGTGTAGGAGCTTGCCGATTGATAAGAACGCCATCAGGCGGCGGTACTGTTGGCGTTATTATCTGCGACAGCGAATATAACGAGCCGTCTCACGAGTTGGTTGGCAGTGTGCAAACGTTAATTGACCCGGTTGTTAACAGCGGCAACGGTTTTGGAATGGCACCAATAGGACATAGAGTTACTGTATCAGCTGTAGAAACGGTTGGAATAGAGGTTATTTCCAAAATTGAGTATCAAGAGGGTTATACCTGGAACGATATAACTGAAAGTTATCAAAATACTATATCAGATTATTTTGCTGAATTAAACGAATCATGGGGAGATATAGACCCTGATAATATAGTCGTTAGAATGACACAAATAGAACAAAGAATTTTGAATTTGAATGGGGTTTTAGACGTTGTTGATATAAAATTATATCCTTATGGAGAGAACGCGACTACAAATAATTTTTCGGTGCCTGACGGCAAACTTGTCTCTAATTGCTCTACAGGTTGGGAGCCGTTGTCGTTAAATGCAGGGGTAGAAGCCAAAATATCAAAAGACCCATCAGGAAACGGAAATGCTGTTAAGTTTTTATGCGGCTCAGACGTATATGGAAACGGTTGGTCTTATGATATAGCTAGACTTCTTGATAAAAAGCCAACAGATTTCATAGAGGCAACGGGATATTTAACTGTCTCGTTTGAACTTTTTCAGCCTGAAAACAGTAGGGGATTAGGTAATTTCTATATTGATTTGAGCGGTAATAAAATCATTAAAAACAGCGACGGTGGAAACACATATACATACGGACGGTTAAGCGGTTATGAACCAAATACAACTGAAATAAAAATTATTGGCGGTAGTGCTAAGACGAGCGACGGTGTGGATAAGGTGCACATAGCAAATGAAAAAGTTTTGGGAAATTGGGTAACTGTAGAATTTAAAATTGATTTTACTACACGTCAGAATTTCACTTGTATATATAATAATAGAGAACATATTGTTACGGGATTCCCGTCAACTGTTGACCCGTCTTCATTATATCTTAATATACAGCTTTCTGACAATCCACAACATACCAATGATATAGAAACGTATATTAAAAATGTGTCTGCGGTATATATAACGGAGTAG
- a CDS encoding putative phage tail protein produces the protein MGKIYTLKYLPEFFHDIIDFAELCKTYDVEFLLLEKEIEKLLNNFFFNFLNEQGCKRWEDILKISMRETDTLEDRRFRIKSIYFGDTPYTEITMLERLEMLVGKGNVTVSIDVKNYKVTVRLSLSRKNQLAEIIKMIEKMVPLNMIIDVKLLYNTYETLGLYTHDYLGRFTHYALKENVLGG, from the coding sequence ATGGGGAAAATATACACATTAAAATATTTGCCTGAATTCTTTCATGACATAATTGATTTTGCCGAATTATGCAAAACGTATGACGTTGAATTTTTGCTTCTCGAAAAAGAAATTGAAAAGTTATTAAATAACTTTTTCTTTAATTTTTTAAATGAGCAAGGGTGTAAACGCTGGGAAGACATATTAAAAATATCTATGCGTGAAACTGATACGTTAGAAGACAGAAGATTTAGAATAAAGTCTATATATTTTGGAGATACGCCATACACGGAAATAACAATGCTGGAAAGATTAGAAATGCTTGTAGGCAAAGGAAATGTTACTGTTAGTATAGATGTAAAAAATTATAAAGTTACGGTCAGATTGTCATTGAGCAGAAAAAACCAATTAGCAGAAATTATAAAAATGATTGAAAAAATGGTGCCGCTTAATATGATTATAGATGTCAAGCTGTTATATAACACCTATGAGACTTTAGGATTATATACGCATGATTATTTAGGTAGATTTACACATTATGCGCTGAAAGAAAATGTTTTGGGAGGTTAG